A DNA window from Vespula vulgaris chromosome 18, iyVesVulg1.1, whole genome shotgun sequence contains the following coding sequences:
- the LOC127070578 gene encoding uncharacterized protein LOC127070578, protein MYFDESYVPADETSQLSFSTYSLSFVLCISSNKKGIVVTEQDAHCAKNQQTFRSNRRRIIHPLHHYGQNAANHAKNSIISKHLVQIKEESSSSSFWGRMSVVQASTKILNSSIQRFNDSTIHRFNDSTIISINFTTSFDLLRGGRVFWSHRRTAKRN, encoded by the exons atGTATTTCGACG AATCCTACGTACCGGCAGACGAAACATCccagctttctttttctacatattCTTTGTCCTTCGTCCTGTGTATAAG ttcaaataaaaaaggaatcgtCGTTACGGAGCAGGATGCTCATTGTGCAAAGAACCAGCAAACATTCCG ttcaaatagaagaagaatcaTCCATCCTCTTCATCATTATGGGCAGAATGCTGCTAATCATGCGAAGAACTCGATAATCAGCAAACATCTCG ttcaaataaaagaagaatcatcCTCTTCATCATTCTGGGGCAGGATGTCCGTCGTGCAAGCATCAACGAAGATTTTAA attcatcgattcaacgattcaacgattcaacgattcatcgattcaacgattcaacaataatttcaatcaaCTTCACGACATCATTCGACCTACTACGAgggggacgagtgttttggagccatcgcagaactgcAAAGCGAAACTGA